The segment CATGGGCCCAGGCGATTTCCTTGACCGCATGTTTGGCGATGGTGTGGTGGTCAGCACAGTCTAGTGCCGGGGAGTAGCGGATGTTCAACTCTTCCTGGCCGGCCTCGGCCTCGCCCTTGGTATTCTCGACCGGGATGCCTGCGGCATAGAGGTGATTGCGCACCGGGCGCATGATCCCCTCTTCCTTGGTGGTCTGGAAGATGTGGTAATCCTCATTGTAGTCGCTCAGCGGTTTGAGGGTGCGATACTTGTCCGCGCGCAATTCCTCATGCGTCTTCTCAAAAAGGAAAAACTCCAGTTCGGTCGCCATCTGCGCCGTGAATCCCAGCGCGTCGAGCCGGGCAATCTGCGCCTTGAGAATCGCGCGCGGCGATTGCGGCACCGGCTCATAGGTGTGGTGGTCAAGGATATCGCACAGCACCATCGCCGTACCGTCGAGCCACGGCACCGGACGCAGCGTGCTGAGATCGGGACGCAGCACATAGTCGCCATAGCCAGCGCTCCAACTGGTGGTTGCGTAGCCTTCGGGTGTGGCCATCTCAAGGTCGGTGGCCAGCAGGTAGTTGCAGCAATGGGTTTCCGCATAAGAATGGTCGATGAAATTGGCGGCGTGGAATCGTTTGCCCATCAGGCGACCCTGCATATCGACCATGCAGACCAGCACGGTGTCGATGGTGCCATCTGCGACACGGGATTTCAGATCGTCAAAGCTCAGGGTGCCGGGCATAGGTATCTTCTTTTCTTATCAATCAGGAAGGGGGCACCCTGCATCGGATGCCCCCCACAATGCGTCTTAGCCAAAGGTATACGGCGGGCCGGCCTTGCCGATCACGTCGTTGTAGTCGCGGAAGATCTGCACGATCTTGGAATGAATCTCGCCCTCGCCTGCGATCTCTTCCCAGAACACCTTGGCGGCGTCCTCGACCTGCACCCATTCCTCTTGGGGGATCGACCGCAGTTGCAGCTTATCACCTTGGGCGCGCAGCCGCGCTTCGCCACCCCAGTACCACTGATTGCGGTAGGTGTGACCGGCTTCGATCCCGGCCATGACGATGGCCTTGAGGTGTTCGGGCAGATCCGACCACATCTTCTGGTTCACAAAGAACGACCCGATCCACGCACCCGAAATGTTGTTGGTCAGGAAGTAGTCGGTGACGTTGGCCCAGCCGACGGTGTAATCCTCGGTGATACCGGACCACGCCATGCCGTCCAACTCGCCGGTCTGCACGGCGACTTCGGCATCCTCGTAGGGGATGCTGACCGGCACAACGCCGAACTGCGACAGGAATCGACCCGCAGTGGGGAAGGTATACAGCTTGAGACCATCGAGATCGGCCAGCGATGTGACCTCTTTCTTGGTGTTGAAGTTGCACGGATCCTGACCGGCGGCGGACAGCCAGGCGACGCCGACCTTGGCGTATTCTTCGCGCCAGATATCGGCCAGACCGTATTGGTCGAACAGCACCGGCACATCGAGCGCGTGTTTGGTCGCCAGCGGGAAATACCCGCCAAAGACCTGAAGCGGCGTCGGCGAGGCCATGGAATCGTCATCCGAATGCACGCCGTCGATGGTGCCGCGCTGCAACGCCTGAAACAGCTCTCCGGTGGGGACGATCTGGTCGGCGTAGAACAGTTCGATCTCTAATTCGCCGTTGGCGGCGGCGTTGATGTAGTCGATCACCGGCTTGGTCACATGCTCGCCCAGTGCCGCGCCGGCGTAGGTCTGAAAACGCCATTTGATCGGTGCTTGTGCGTGAACGACCGCAGGGGCGGCCAGGGCACCGGCGCCACCCAGGGCGGCCGTGCGCAGGAAGGAACGTCTTGAAGTCATGGTCTTCTCCTTGTTGGTAATGGGAATGCTCCGTTGGCGGAGTTCTTGCGGTTAGTTATTGTACACATAGTTCGGCAGCCAAAGTGCGACCTGCGGAAAGATCATTACCACAGCCAGCGCCAGTGCCATCACCAGAACAAATGGTCCGATGGACCGGTAGATGTCGTGGATCGAAATTTCGGGCGGGGCCATGGCGCGCATGAGGAACAGGTTATAGCCAAATGGCGGTGTCATATAGGCAATCTGGCAGGTGATCGTATAAAGCACACCGTACCACACCAGATCGAACCCCAGCGCGCCGACCAAAGGCACATAAAGCGGGGCCACGATCACCAGCATGGCGGTGTCGTCCAGAAAGGTGCCCATCAGGATAAAGCTGAGCTGCATCAGGATCAGGATGACCCAAGGCGACAGGCCCAGCCGTTCGGTAAAGAGCGATTCAATCGCCTTGACCGCGCCCAGCCCGTCAAACACCGCGCCGAATGCGAGGGCAGCAAGGATGATCCACATGAACATGCAGGTGATGCCCAACGTGTTGCGCACCGAGTTTTCGAACACCGTGCGGGTCATCCGGCCCTTGAGCACGGCGGCCATAAAGGCCGCGATGGCACCAATGGCCGAACTTTCGACCAGCGACGTCCAGCCGTTCACAAATGGCACCATCATCACGGCAAAGATCACCAGCGGCAGCGCGCCGGCACGCAGCAGCCGCAGCTTTTCGGCCATAGGGATGTCGCGATCCTCTTTGGACAGGACCGGTCCCAGCGTCGGATTCATCCAGCATCGGATGATGATATAGGCGATGAACATGCCCGCCATCATCAGCCCCGGAATCACCCCCGCCAGCCACAGCTGGCCCACCGGTTGCCGCGCAATCATCGCGTAAAGCACCAGCACCACGGACGGCGGCACAAGAATTCCCAACGATGATCCCGCCTGGATCACCCCCGTCACCATCCTTTTGTCATA is part of the Puniceibacterium sp. IMCC21224 genome and harbors:
- a CDS encoding glutamine synthetase family protein yields the protein MPGTLSFDDLKSRVADGTIDTVLVCMVDMQGRLMGKRFHAANFIDHSYAETHCCNYLLATDLEMATPEGYATTSWSAGYGDYVLRPDLSTLRPVPWLDGTAMVLCDILDHHTYEPVPQSPRAILKAQIARLDALGFTAQMATELEFFLFEKTHEELRADKYRTLKPLSDYNEDYHIFQTTKEEGIMRPVRNHLYAAGIPVENTKGEAEAGQEELNIRYSPALDCADHHTIAKHAVKEIAWAHGHAATFLPKWAPDKVGSSSHVHQSLWKDGKPAFYDASDKLGMSKLMRHYMAGLIAYAPDYTWFLAPYVNSYKRFAKGTFAPTKAVWSIDNRTAGFRLCGDGTKGVRVECRIGGSDLNPYLAQAAMLAAGIKGIEDKMELAPATTGDVYEDQKARDIPQTLRAATETLRGSAMLRAAMGDAVIDHYTRAAEWEQEEFDRAITDWEIARGFEKA
- a CDS encoding TRAP transporter substrate-binding protein — its product is MTSRRSFLRTAALGGAGALAAPAVVHAQAPIKWRFQTYAGAALGEHVTKPVIDYINAAANGELEIELFYADQIVPTGELFQALQRGTIDGVHSDDDSMASPTPLQVFGGYFPLATKHALDVPVLFDQYGLADIWREEYAKVGVAWLSAAGQDPCNFNTKKEVTSLADLDGLKLYTFPTAGRFLSQFGVVPVSIPYEDAEVAVQTGELDGMAWSGITEDYTVGWANVTDYFLTNNISGAWIGSFFVNQKMWSDLPEHLKAIVMAGIEAGHTYRNQWYWGGEARLRAQGDKLQLRSIPQEEWVQVEDAAKVFWEEIAGEGEIHSKIVQIFRDYNDVIGKAGPPYTFG
- a CDS encoding TRAP transporter large permease subunit → MSYELIATLMFSSMMLMLLTGQRVFGAIGFIAVVSAMLLWGDRGGYDIGFSAAMKLMKWYPLLTLPMFIFMGYVLSESKIADDLYKMFHVWMGGLRGGLAIGTIGLMVLISAMNGLSVAGMAIGSTIALPELLKRGYDKRMVTGVIQAGSSLGILVPPSVVLVLYAMIARQPVGQLWLAGVIPGLMMAGMFIAYIIIRCWMNPTLGPVLSKEDRDIPMAEKLRLLRAGALPLVIFAVMMVPFVNGWTSLVESSAIGAIAAFMAAVLKGRMTRTVFENSVRNTLGITCMFMWIILAALAFGAVFDGLGAVKAIESLFTERLGLSPWVILILMQLSFILMGTFLDDTAMLVIVAPLYVPLVGALGFDLVWYGVLYTITCQIAYMTPPFGYNLFLMRAMAPPEISIHDIYRSIGPFVLVMALALAVVMIFPQVALWLPNYVYNN